A stretch of the Ipomoea triloba cultivar NCNSP0323 chromosome 16, ASM357664v1 genome encodes the following:
- the LOC116007969 gene encoding putative inactive methylesterase 20, translating to MMDERKKHFVLVHGACHGAWCWYKVAALLRAEGHKVSALDMAASGIHPKRAEEVRSMAEYNQPLMEFMAALPADEKVVLVGHSKGGINISLAMEAFPHNISVAVFVAAFMYGPHLSHHAVKQEFNRQLESYMDTKIEYKEGEEKERHPVSILFGHEMLQKMLYQLSPPEVSDLTEFFS from the exons ATGATGGATGAGAGAAAGAAGCACTTTGTGCTGGTTCACGGAGCTTGCCACGGCGCGTGGTGCTGGTACAAGGTGGCGGCGCTGCTTAGAGCGGAGGGCCACAAAGTTAGCGCCCTTGACATGGCCGCCTCGGGAATTCATCCCAAACGCGCGGAGGAAGTGCGTTCCATGGCGGAATACAACCAACCCTTGATGGAATTCATGGCTGCGTTGCCGGCGGATGAGAAGGTGGTTCTCGTAGGCCATAGCAAAGGTGGGATCAACATTTCACTTGCCATGGAGGCTTTTCCTCACAACATATCTGTTGCGGTGTTTGTTGCTGCTTTCATGTATGGCCCTCATCTAAGCCATCATGCCGTCAAACAAGAG TTCAATCGACAACTGGAATCTTACATGGACACAAAAATCGAGTACAAAGAGGGAGAAGAAAAGGAACGCCACCCGGTCTCCATCCTCTTTGGTCATGAGATGCTACAAAAGATGTTGTATCAGCTCTCTCCACCAGAGGTTAGTGATCTGACTGAGTTCTTTAGCTGA